The Tenrec ecaudatus isolate mTenEca1 chromosome 6, mTenEca1.hap1, whole genome shotgun sequence genome has a window encoding:
- the SOAT2 gene encoding LOW QUALITY PROTEIN: sterol O-acyltransferase 2 (The sequence of the model RefSeq protein was modified relative to this genomic sequence to represent the inferred CDS: substituted 1 base at 1 genomic stop codon), which produces MEPKGPQVRRREGLGGSEQERRPSGGEGNAEPQRPPDLVQWTRHMEAVKTQLLEQAQGQLLELLDRAIWEATQSYPSKGGPPLSSPTDSLSKXDSKEPGSWGTKRKVFIMRKSLLDELMEVQHFRTIYHMFIAGLCVFIISTLAIDFIDEGRLLLEFDLLIFSFGQLPLALVTWVPMFLSTLLAPYQALRLWARPWAGVTWILRAGLGCVLLAIHLAVLGVLPLHVAVEHQLPPASRCILVFEQVRLLMKSYSFLREAVPTLRAPGGAGGDGGEGIQAPSFSSYLYFLFCPTLIYRTTYPRTPHVRWNYVAKNFAQTLGCIFYACFILSRLCAPVFANMSREPFSMRTLLLSVLHATLPGIFMLLLIFFAFLHCWLNAFAEMLRFGDRMFYRDWWNSTSFSNYYRTWNVVVHDWLYSYVYQDGLWLVGGRARGAAMLGVFLVSAVVHEYIFCFVLGFFYPVMLMLFLVFGGLLNFTMHDRHTGPAWNVLMWTLLFLGQGIQVSLYCQEWYARRHCPPSQTTFWELVTPKSWSCHP; this is translated from the exons AGGGAACGCTGAGCCCCAGAGACCCCCGGACTTGGTGCAATGGACTCGACATATGGAG GCTGTGAAGACACAGTTGCTGGAGCAAGCTCAGGGACAGCTGCTGGAGCTGCTGGATCGGGCCATATGGGAGGCCACGCAATCTTACCCGTCAAAGGGTGGACCCCCACTCTCCAGTCCCACGGATTCCTTAAGCAAGTAAGATTCCAAGgagccaggaagctggggaacg AAACGGAAAGTTTTCATCATGCGAAAGTCCCTGCTTGA TGAGCTGATGGAGGTGCAGCATTTTCGCACCATCTACCACATGTTCATCGCCGGGCTGTGTGTCTTCATCATCAGCACCTTGGCCATCGACTTCATCGATGAGGGCAG GCTGCTGCTGGAGTTTGACCTACTTATCTTCAGCTTCGGACAGCTACCCTTGGCGCTGGTGACGTGGGTCCCCATGTTCTTGTCCACCTTGCTGGCGCCCTACCAGGCCCTGCGGCTGTGGGCGAGGCCCTGGGCCGGGGTCACCTGGATCCTGAGGGCGGGCCTGGGCTGCGTGCTGCTGGCCATCCACCTCGCCGTGCTGGGCGTCCTCCCGCTCCACGTGGCTGTGGAGCACCAGCTCCCGCCGGCCTCGCGCTGCATCCTGGTCTTTGAACAG GTCCGGCTGCTGATGAAAAGCTACTCTTTCCTGAGGGAGGCTGTGCCCACCCTTCGCGCCCCTGGGGGAGCAGGAGGAGATGGAG GTGAGGGGATCCAGGCCCCCAGTTTCTCCAGCTACCTCTACTTCCTCTTTTGCCCCACACTCATCTACCGGACGACGTACCCCAG GACACCCCACGTCAGGTGGAATTATGTGGCCAAGAACTTTGCCCAG aCCCTGGGCTGCATATTCTATGCCTGCTTCATCCTGAGCCGCCTCTGCGCCCCTGTCTTTGCCAACATGAGCCGGGAGCCGTTCAGCATGCGGACGCTGCTGCTCTCCGTCCTGCATGccacactgccag GCATCTTCATGCTCCTGCTCATCTTCTTCGCCTTCCTCCACTGCTGGCTCAACGCGTTTGCAGAGATGTTGCGATTCGGAGACAGGATGTTCTACCGG GACTGGTGGAACTCCACATCCTTCTCCAACTACTATCGCACTTGGAACGTGGTGGTTCACGACTGGCTATACAGCTACGTGTATCAGGATGGGCTGTGG CTCGTGGGTGGCCGGGCGCGAGGGGCCGCCATGCTGGGAGTGTTCCTGGTCTCCGCGGTGGTCCATGAGTACATCTTCTGCTTCGTCCTGGGATTCTTCTATCCTGTCATGCTGATGCTCTTCCTTGTCTTTGGAG GGCTGCTGAACTTTACCATGCATGACCGGCACACGGGCCCGGCGTGGAACGTGCTCATGTGGACCCTGCTCTTTCTGGGCCAGGGCATCCAGGTCAGCCTTTACTGCCAGGAGTGGTACGCACGGCGGCACTGCCCCCCGTCCCAG ACAACCTTCTGGGAGCTGGTGACACCTAAGTCTTGGTCCTGCCATCCCTAA